The DNA segment ATGACTCCTTCCGCTATTTCCGGGACAAGCTCTGCCTCATCCAGGTCAAGACGCCCGCCATGACCTACCTGGTAGACCCCCTGGACGGCACGCCCCCGGAATATCTCGCCTCGCCCTTTGCAAGCCGCCAGATCCTGAAAGTATTCCACGCCGGAGACAACGACATCCGCCTTCTCCACCGCGATTTCGGATTCACCTTCCGGAACGTCTTTGACACGTACCGGGCGGCAACGCTCCTGGGACACCCGAACCTCTCCCTGGCGGCCCTGGTTGAGGACTGCCTCGGGATCCCCTTTCCGAAGCGCAAGAAGGTCCAGCGGTCCATCTGGGACATCCGGCCCCTGACGGAGGAGCAGCTCACCTATGCTGCGGAGGACACGCGGCATCTGATTCCCCTCTACCGGAAGCTGGAAGCCGATATCCGGGAGAAGGGCCTCCAGGAGGAGGCCAAGCGCTCTTTC comes from the Syntrophales bacterium genome and includes:
- a CDS encoding ribonuclease D, whose translation is MASETRWIWVDTTEKRQEAGRDIASSPWIALDTEYDSFRYFRDKLCLIQVKTPAMTYLVDPLDGTPPEYLASPFASRQILKVFHAGDNDIRLLHRDFGFTFRNVFDTYRAATLLGHPNLSLAALVEDCLGIPFPKRKKVQRSIWDIRPLTEEQLTYAAEDTRHLIPLYRKLEADIREKGLQEEAKRSFREIAAARWQERPFRPDGYRRIQGVWELTEPERERLKRLYSWRWWKAKQMDRSPFMLISSQEMIALAGLENASIETLRKSGILSPERTGRYGAELVKALREP